Proteins encoded by one window of Microplitis mediator isolate UGA2020A chromosome 1, iyMicMedi2.1, whole genome shotgun sequence:
- the LOC130678181 gene encoding complexin isoform X2, protein MDILGAVGGEGGDDDDKEKEEEAERERLEAIKEAEDRRKEKHRKMEEEREKMRQEIRDKYNIKKREEIQEITQEEPNPLMRKKKTPEELAAEAEAEEQDEFTKLKQTLETHVTEIKSQLENKCSLQ, encoded by the exons ATGGATATTCTGG ggGCGGTTGGCGGTGAGGGTGGCGATGACGATGACAAGGAAAAGGAAGAAGAGGCCGAGAGAGAACGGCTTGAGGCAATTAAGGAAGCCGAAGACAGGCGTAAGGAAAAACATCGCAAGATGGAagaagagagagaaaaaatgCGACAAGAAATTCGAGATAag tataatataaaaaaacgtgAAGAAATCCAAGAAATAACGCAAGAAGAACCAAATCCTCTGATGCGTAAGAAAAAAACACCAGAGGAATTAGCAGCGGAAGCAGAAGCTGAAGAACAAGATGAGTTTACaa aattaaaacaaACATTGGAGACACACGTTACGGAGATAAAATCACaacttgaaaataaatgtAGCTTGCAATGA
- the LOC130678181 gene encoding complexin isoform X3, with protein sequence MEEEREKMRQEIRDKYNIKKREEIQEITQEEPNPLMRKKKTPEELAAEAEAEEQDEFTKLKQTLETHVTEIKSQLENKCSLQ encoded by the exons ATGGAagaagagagagaaaaaatgCGACAAGAAATTCGAGATAag tataatataaaaaaacgtgAAGAAATCCAAGAAATAACGCAAGAAGAACCAAATCCTCTGATGCGTAAGAAAAAAACACCAGAGGAATTAGCAGCGGAAGCAGAAGCTGAAGAACAAGATGAGTTTACaa aattaaaacaaACATTGGAGACACACGTTACGGAGATAAAATCACaacttgaaaataaatgtAGCTTGCAATGA